A section of the Desulfobacteraceae bacterium genome encodes:
- a CDS encoding DUF4388 domain-containing protein has translation MDTVLIVLGDAEIRDGLQTSLQALTGLRLIAAQDEKTGLERLTGEAVDLLVTELTFAQGDGLALIAFLSVNRPGTPRVVLTERPLPGGAQWREGLYCLAMPFESFQLAAVVREGLTRRGEAAGLSLRPLLPLVAEARKTCRLEASADEGRKGYFYFENGELNEAHCGALRGQAAALAMLAWDAVHIRFDSLPARRAGRRLPQSLESLLRQVQSPSPPPAPARTAEPPPLPAPVRHYPAAEKMRLGEALAGHLPLFRGIKGYQAVGVVSDEGQILAADGVESDGATVLPYLAAILHRIFKPARAAAGRAGMQDCHALSVHSAGATVLIAGGAASAESGLYLFGVVEATGNWFFLKTQLAKAAAEILAPAG, from the coding sequence ATGGATACGGTCCTGATCGTCCTGGGAGACGCGGAAATCCGCGACGGCCTTCAGACCAGCCTTCAGGCCCTGACCGGTTTGCGCCTGATTGCGGCCCAGGACGAAAAGACGGGGCTGGAGCGGCTTACGGGCGAAGCGGTGGACCTGCTGGTCACCGAACTGACCTTTGCCCAGGGCGACGGGCTTGCTCTGATCGCCTTTCTGAGCGTCAACCGCCCCGGCACCCCCCGGGTGGTGCTGACCGAGCGCCCGCTGCCGGGCGGCGCCCAGTGGCGCGAGGGGCTTTACTGCCTCGCCATGCCCTTCGAATCCTTCCAGCTGGCTGCAGTGGTGCGCGAGGGGCTGACGCGGCGGGGCGAGGCGGCCGGCTTGTCCCTTCGCCCGCTGCTGCCGTTGGTGGCCGAGGCCCGCAAGACCTGCCGCCTGGAGGCCAGCGCCGACGAGGGCCGCAAGGGGTATTTCTACTTCGAAAACGGCGAGCTCAACGAAGCCCATTGCGGCGCGCTGCGGGGCCAGGCGGCGGCCCTGGCGATGCTGGCCTGGGACGCGGTGCACATTCGCTTCGACAGCTTGCCGGCGCGGCGGGCCGGGCGCCGCCTGCCCCAGAGCCTGGAGAGCCTGCTGCGGCAGGTTCAGAGCCCGTCACCGCCGCCCGCCCCTGCGCGAACCGCCGAACCTCCCCCGTTGCCGGCGCCCGTGCGCCACTATCCGGCGGCCGAAAAAATGCGCCTGGGGGAAGCCCTGGCGGGGCATCTGCCGCTTTTCAGGGGGATCAAGGGCTACCAGGCGGTCGGGGTGGTGTCGGATGAGGGCCAGATCCTGGCGGCCGACGGGGTTGAAAGCGACGGCGCGACGGTTCTGCCGTATCTGGCTGCGATTCTCCACCGCATCTTCAAACCCGCCCGCGCCGCCGCCGGGAGGGCGGGCATGCAGGACTGTCACGCCCTGAGCGTCCACAGCGCAGGCGCCACCGTGCTGATTGCGGGCGGTGCGGCCAGCGCGGAAAGCGGTCTCTATCTTTTCGGAGTGGTGGAGGCCACGGGCAACTGGTTTTTTCTGAAAACCCAGCTGGCCAAGGCCGCGGCCGAGATCCTGGCGCCGGCAGGTTGA
- a CDS encoding DUF1786 domain-containing protein — protein sequence MSRFLLVDIGAGTMDVLYRDDDAGLTYKAVVKSPVLAVAEALRALPGDLLVDGVEMGGGSVAAVLKERARQAVVVMTAAAAATVHHDRRRVEAAGIRVIADAELPVVAAEGRWQRLTLGDLDPGRLRRIVTGFGVPFEFDVVGVCAQDHGVAPAGVSHLDYRHRLFREALTHQPTPHSLLHSAADVPQTMNRLRALAHSAQRLPAVEVYVMDSGMAAILGASLDAQARGRDPILVLDVATSHTVGAALEGGEIAGFFEYHTAELTCERLDRLMVALAEGHMRHGQVLAEGGHGAYTRRAVGFDRVALILATGPRRSLLRASRLPVVWGAPGGDNMMTGTVGLLEAIGRRKGLPPREYI from the coding sequence GTGAGTCGATTTCTGCTGGTGGATATCGGGGCCGGAACCATGGATGTGCTCTACCGTGACGATGATGCCGGCCTGACCTACAAGGCGGTGGTCAAATCGCCGGTTCTGGCGGTGGCTGAAGCGCTCCGGGCGCTGCCCGGGGATTTGCTCGTGGATGGCGTCGAGATGGGCGGCGGCAGCGTCGCCGCCGTCCTCAAAGAGCGCGCCCGCCAGGCGGTGGTGGTGATGACGGCCGCCGCCGCGGCCACCGTTCACCACGACCGGCGGCGGGTGGAGGCGGCCGGCATCCGGGTCATCGCCGACGCCGAGCTGCCCGTCGTGGCGGCCGAGGGGCGGTGGCAGCGGCTGACCCTGGGGGACCTGGACCCCGGCCGTTTGCGCCGGATCGTCACGGGCTTCGGCGTGCCCTTCGAATTCGACGTTGTGGGGGTCTGCGCCCAGGATCACGGGGTGGCGCCCGCCGGCGTTTCCCACCTGGACTACCGCCACCGCCTCTTTCGCGAGGCGCTGACCCACCAGCCCACGCCCCACAGCCTGCTCCATTCGGCGGCGGATGTGCCGCAAACGATGAACCGCCTGCGGGCCCTGGCGCACAGTGCCCAGAGGCTGCCGGCGGTCGAGGTCTACGTGATGGACAGCGGCATGGCGGCGATTCTGGGGGCCAGCCTGGACGCCCAGGCCCGTGGCCGGGACCCGATTCTGGTGCTGGACGTGGCCACCTCCCACACTGTCGGCGCCGCTCTTGAAGGGGGTGAGATCGCGGGCTTTTTCGAGTACCACACCGCGGAGCTCACCTGCGAGCGGCTGGACCGGCTGATGGTGGCGCTGGCCGAGGGCCATATGCGCCATGGCCAGGTCCTGGCCGAAGGCGGCCACGGGGCCTATACCCGCAGGGCCGTGGGGTTCGACCGGGTGGCGCTGATTCTGGCCACCGGCCCCCGGCGCAGCCTGTTGCGGGCCTCCCGCCTGCCGGTGGTCTGGGGAGCCCCCGGCGGGGACAACATGATGACCGGCACCGTGGGGCTGCTGGAGGCCATCGGGCGCCGCAAGGGGCTGCCGCCGCGGGAATATATCTGA